A DNA window from Paenibacillus sp. HWE-109 contains the following coding sequences:
- a CDS encoding GNAT family N-acetyltransferase: MEFRTIDVKNNRETIISFRKDSYRVSFGSDEGFGDEDDYVKRIEERIKSFPDGLVLVEDNGKPIGQIELQIVPYEGSDIGYVNLFYLTPEYRGKRLGRHLLAYAESFFNRHQVKAYHLRVSPTNQFAVKFYEKSGLRLLEEETSKYVVWRMFKELD, from the coding sequence ATGGAATTCAGAACGATTGATGTTAAGAATAATAGAGAAACGATTATCTCTTTCCGCAAAGATTCCTATAGGGTGAGCTTTGGAAGCGATGAAGGTTTTGGCGATGAAGATGACTATGTAAAACGCATTGAAGAACGAATCAAATCCTTTCCTGATGGATTAGTTCTTGTTGAAGATAACGGCAAACCGATTGGCCAAATTGAGCTTCAAATCGTTCCCTATGAGGGGAGTGACATTGGTTACGTAAATCTGTTTTACCTAACACCTGAGTATCGCGGCAAGAGGCTTGGGCGGCACTTGTTGGCATATGCAGAAAGCTTTTTCAATAGGCATCAGGTGAAGGCGTATCATTTGAGAGTTTCTCCGACCAATCAATTTGCTGTTAAATTTTATGAGAAATCCGGTTTGAGGCTGCTGGAAGAAGAGACAAGCAAATATGTGGTTTGGAGGATGTTCAAGGAGCTAGACTGA
- a CDS encoding nitroreductase family protein encodes METNTKHGQDFFEVIKERRSVRHYDPTVRISEQELKDIVTEATLAPSGANLQPWKFIVFNDQAVQEKLLPIANNQRQVVDASAVIAVLGDLESYSYSEKIYAAAVEAGYMTEEIKNTIVANINGVLSQIDSNDLKNSVLIDCGLVSMQLMLVAKARGYDTVPMAGYDAVKFKAEFGISERYVPVMLIAIGKAAQAGHPTVRLPIDDVLFWNGNL; translated from the coding sequence ATGGAGACGAACACGAAACATGGGCAGGACTTTTTTGAGGTAATTAAGGAAAGACGCTCGGTACGCCATTATGACCCTACTGTTCGCATTTCAGAGCAGGAACTGAAAGATATAGTGACAGAAGCGACCCTTGCACCGTCAGGCGCTAACTTGCAACCATGGAAATTTATTGTATTCAATGATCAAGCTGTCCAAGAGAAGCTGCTTCCGATTGCCAATAATCAGAGGCAAGTTGTTGATGCATCAGCGGTAATTGCGGTTTTAGGAGATTTGGAGAGCTATAGTTATTCGGAGAAAATATATGCTGCTGCCGTAGAGGCAGGCTACATGACGGAGGAAATAAAAAACACGATAGTAGCTAATATAAATGGTGTATTGTCCCAAATAGACTCGAATGATCTTAAAAATAGTGTGCTGATTGACTGCGGATTAGTTTCAATGCAGCTTATGCTTGTTGCCAAAGCTCGTGGTTATGATACTGTTCCCATGGCTGGATACGACGCAGTTAAATTCAAAGCAGAGTTTGGCATATCCGAGCGTTATGTTCCTGTGATGCTTATCGCGATAGGCAAGGCAGCACAAGCAGGGCACCCAACCGTGCGTTTACCGATAGATGATGTCTTGTTCTGGAATGGTAACCTGTAG
- the pssA gene encoding CDP-diacylglycerol--serine O-phosphatidyltransferase translates to MSVQTIPTLLKMAVLSGGMMSMFFSFHDKPSQAVLCIVLAAVLAGFDEYIVSRLNLATEFGKEFRSLAELISFGAAPALIVYLISLHKLPVSGLLLASLFIICGALRLARFNIATCVHRHHTGLPIHIAGCLLAVLTLWSPILNHMELMVILVIALCGLMVSRIRIPKISKPHLIHKKSF, encoded by the coding sequence ATGTCAGTTCAAACCATTCCTACTTTGCTCAAAATGGCTGTTCTCAGTGGGGGCATGATGTCCATGTTTTTCTCGTTTCACGATAAACCATCCCAAGCGGTGCTTTGCATTGTACTAGCGGCTGTATTGGCCGGATTTGACGAGTATATCGTCAGTAGACTGAACCTTGCCACCGAATTCGGCAAAGAGTTCCGTTCGCTCGCAGAGCTGATTTCCTTCGGCGCGGCCCCAGCCTTGATCGTTTATCTAATCAGCTTGCACAAATTGCCCGTTTCAGGGCTGCTGCTTGCTTCCCTTTTCATCATTTGCGGAGCACTTCGCCTGGCTCGGTTTAACATTGCAACCTGTGTTCATCGTCATCATACAGGTTTGCCTATCCATATTGCAGGATGCCTGTTAGCCGTGCTTACGCTTTGGTCACCGATCCTGAATCATATGGAATTAATGGTGATCCTGGTCATCGCATTGTGCGGCCTGATGGTTAGCCGAATCAGAATACCTAAAATCAGCAAACCCCATCTTATCCACAAAAAAAGCTTCTGA
- a CDS encoding HD-GYP domain-containing protein, producing the protein MQNEDYTRLIGKRLVHSIWNPHGVLMISSNVILTESHIIQLKKLNINMQAIHVKEAIHDPSYEQIKQAESGFQEIQDFVYHNGKLPDKTAQNKVLPSIIAATKKRNLFSLLEQLRSHEDFRYKHSLAVAIVAIKLGKWLHLPEAELELLSLAASLFDIGSVKLPSTMLDSNGRYQAHEKDIVKQHTIFGYEILMNSDVNPRVALAALQHHERIDGSGYPSGLIGNEIDPISQIIAVADVYVAMISERPHRKALPFHEVIQTLQNDVFQGKFDSKIGLTFLNMLMSMQVGKEVRLLDGRLGTIVLTNVNYPTRPVVEIEGKLLDLRVLELEITEVLG; encoded by the coding sequence ATGCAGAATGAAGACTATACGCGACTGATTGGGAAGAGACTAGTACATAGCATCTGGAACCCGCACGGGGTTTTGATGATTTCTTCCAATGTTATTCTCACTGAATCACATATAATCCAATTGAAGAAATTAAACATCAATATGCAAGCTATTCATGTAAAAGAAGCTATTCATGATCCTTCCTATGAACAAATCAAGCAAGCGGAGTCCGGATTTCAGGAGATTCAGGATTTTGTTTACCACAATGGAAAGCTTCCCGATAAAACTGCACAGAATAAGGTGCTTCCATCCATTATTGCAGCTACGAAAAAGCGAAACCTGTTTAGCTTGCTTGAACAATTGCGCTCCCATGAGGATTTCAGATATAAGCATAGTCTTGCCGTTGCCATCGTTGCCATTAAGTTGGGGAAATGGCTTCATCTTCCTGAGGCAGAATTAGAACTCCTCTCACTAGCTGCTAGCCTCTTTGATATCGGTTCCGTCAAACTTCCCTCTACGATGCTGGATAGCAATGGGCGTTACCAAGCACACGAGAAGGATATAGTCAAGCAACATACGATTTTCGGTTACGAAATTTTAATGAATTCTGACGTTAATCCCCGTGTCGCACTGGCTGCACTTCAACATCATGAAAGGATCGACGGAAGCGGATATCCTAGCGGTTTAATTGGAAATGAGATTGATCCAATAAGTCAAATCATAGCTGTCGCCGATGTGTATGTCGCAATGATTTCGGAGCGTCCACATCGAAAGGCATTGCCATTCCATGAAGTTATCCAAACCTTGCAGAATGATGTATTCCAAGGTAAATTCGACTCGAAAATTGGCTTAACATTTCTGAATATGCTTATGTCGATGCAAGTTGGCAAAGAGGTTCGGTTATTGGATGGCCGACTTGGAACTATTGTACTAACGAATGTGAATTATCCTACACGTCCTGTTGTAGAGATCGAGGGGAAATTGTTAGATTTAAGAGTTTTAGAATTGGAGATAACGGAAGTACTGGGTTGA
- a CDS encoding AI-2E family transporter, which translates to MNIKAILQKKEVQRFAVLALFCLVLYFIRSMLNLVLLTFLLTFLMNRLHQYSKRWIEKIVPVNSKFLLALIYGALLTLLIVAGAKFFPALVRQIAQLFELVRQLYDNPQNEVAGYITTWLDSLDLPSMVKPGFDFMIKIGNLGFQAFLALMLSLFLLLGKENVIRFTAQFHTSKLGWFSREVEFFGKKLVQTFGKVIEAQLLIALINSLLTTFALWLMGFPNLIGLALLIYVLGLVPVAGVFLSLIPLSMIAFSLGGFTYIIYLVVAVTIIHAVEAYMLNPRLMASKTHLPVFYTFLVLLFSEHFFGIWGLIIGIPTFVFLLDILDIQKTEKTKLSNT; encoded by the coding sequence ATGAATATCAAGGCTATTTTGCAAAAAAAAGAAGTGCAGCGCTTTGCCGTATTAGCATTGTTTTGCCTTGTTCTCTATTTTATTCGCAGCATGCTGAATCTTGTTCTACTGACGTTCTTGCTGACATTTTTAATGAATCGGCTGCACCAATACAGTAAGCGATGGATCGAAAAAATTGTTCCCGTCAACTCCAAATTTCTGCTTGCGCTCATATATGGTGCCCTTCTAACGCTGTTGATTGTTGCAGGCGCAAAATTTTTCCCTGCTCTGGTCCGACAAATCGCCCAGCTGTTCGAGCTTGTCAGGCAGCTCTATGACAATCCTCAAAACGAAGTGGCGGGCTACATAACCACATGGTTGGACAGTCTCGACCTTCCAAGCATGGTGAAGCCAGGCTTCGATTTTATGATCAAAATCGGCAACCTCGGATTTCAAGCCTTTTTGGCCTTGATGCTCAGCCTGTTCCTGCTGCTAGGCAAAGAAAACGTCATTCGATTTACCGCGCAATTCCACACCAGCAAGCTGGGCTGGTTCTCCAGGGAAGTTGAGTTTTTCGGCAAAAAACTCGTTCAGACGTTCGGCAAAGTCATCGAAGCCCAACTGCTGATTGCCTTGATCAACTCCTTGCTGACAACCTTCGCGCTATGGCTGATGGGCTTTCCCAATCTGATCGGTTTGGCCTTGCTTATTTATGTCCTTGGGCTTGTACCGGTGGCTGGCGTCTTTCTATCACTGATTCCATTAAGTATGATTGCTTTTAGTTTGGGCGGATTCACTTATATTATCTACCTAGTTGTTGCTGTAACGATTATTCATGCGGTGGAGGCTTACATGCTCAATCCCCGGCTGATGGCATCCAAAACGCATTTGCCCGTCTTCTACACCTTTCTTGTTTTGCTCTTTTCCGAGCATTTCTTCGGCATTTGGGGATTGATCATCGGCATCCCAACCTTTGTTTTCTTACTTGATATTCTGGATATTCAAAAAACGGAAAAAACCAAACTTTCCAACACCTAG
- a CDS encoding GNAT family N-acetyltransferase, with amino-acid sequence MSSSNIYLKLLEMKDAEAILDIKRRNRDFFQPFEPIRDESHFTLEGQENEIANGIQGAQNDQSYFFGIFLKENDEVVGRIALTGIARGVFQNAFMGYYIDQKYNGKGYATAAVSLCVEIAFSELNLHRVEASVMPRNLPSIRVLSKACFRHEGLAKTYLKINGAWEDHNIFAITAE; translated from the coding sequence TTGAGCAGCAGCAACATCTATTTGAAACTTCTCGAAATGAAGGACGCCGAGGCTATTCTTGATATAAAGCGAAGAAATCGCGATTTTTTCCAACCCTTTGAACCGATCAGGGACGAATCACATTTTACCTTAGAAGGACAAGAAAATGAGATTGCCAATGGTATTCAAGGGGCGCAAAACGATCAATCTTATTTTTTTGGAATCTTTCTTAAAGAAAATGATGAGGTGGTCGGAAGAATTGCATTAACAGGCATTGCTCGCGGCGTTTTTCAAAACGCATTTATGGGCTATTACATAGATCAAAAGTACAACGGCAAAGGGTATGCAACCGCGGCAGTTTCATTATGTGTAGAAATTGCGTTTAGCGAGCTTAATTTGCACCGTGTTGAAGCTTCGGTCATGCCAAGAAACTTGCCGTCTATTCGAGTGTTATCAAAGGCTTGCTTTAGACACGAGGGGTTAGCTAAAACGTATTTGAAAATTAACGGGGCGTGGGAAGATCACAACATATTTGCAATTACGGCGGAGTAG
- a CDS encoding RMD1 family protein has translation MKDIAFKAMAVTNEIDLNKIAIYCGIPKKYTWEQPLILKNRILEKIYQKNVDEFQQVLVFSFGSVVFVNYAHKDELTTFLKFIQSFEPEIDLAPEDRFKDDYSLHIDENGSLELTDNYVVVTEYEYFLPEVIATVLAKSVALEKIEEQLGQIQDNLEIMIDRLEKGKLRVGNRELARTTAKIVRHEYNTLAYIMILDKPELTWTHNSASQVYDGMMNFFELNDRYKILKSKTDILYHILEGFSTISHSIRGLFVEWIVVILIVIEVVLTVLQILGWIPSH, from the coding sequence ATGAAAGATATTGCATTTAAGGCAATGGCCGTCACAAATGAAATCGATTTGAACAAAATCGCCATTTACTGTGGAATTCCTAAGAAGTATACATGGGAACAGCCATTAATCCTGAAGAACAGAATTCTGGAAAAGATCTATCAGAAAAATGTAGATGAATTCCAGCAAGTACTTGTATTTTCTTTCGGTAGTGTTGTCTTTGTTAACTACGCGCACAAAGATGAGCTAACAACCTTTTTGAAATTCATCCAATCCTTTGAACCCGAAATAGACCTAGCACCGGAAGATAGGTTCAAAGATGATTACAGTCTCCACATCGATGAAAACGGCAGCTTGGAATTGACGGACAACTATGTGGTTGTGACCGAATATGAATATTTTTTGCCAGAAGTGATTGCAACGGTTCTCGCTAAATCAGTAGCACTTGAGAAAATAGAGGAGCAGTTGGGACAGATTCAAGATAATCTTGAAATTATGATAGACAGGCTTGAAAAAGGAAAGCTGCGCGTTGGCAACAGGGAACTGGCAAGGACAACGGCCAAGATCGTCCGTCACGAGTATAATACGCTTGCCTATATCATGATCTTGGATAAACCAGAGCTTACTTGGACGCATAATTCAGCAAGCCAAGTTTACGATGGGATGATGAATTTTTTTGAATTGAACGATCGATATAAAATTTTGAAAAGTAAAACAGATATCCTGTATCACATCCTGGAAGGTTTTTCTACGATCAGTCATTCGATTCGAGGACTGTTCGTCGAATGGATTGTCGTCATTCTGATCGTCATTGAAGTCGTCTTAACGGTTTTGCAAATTTTAGGTTGGATACCCTCACATTAG
- a CDS encoding RrF2 family transcriptional regulator, whose amino-acid sequence MKKSKQSPPSNNKAFGLALQALAVMSMNPNRFASSNIANHLCSEASLMRRIMAKLAHEQILEVREGRDGGYWIKKPPESITFADVYTALQVGESLCSGLLDSTGDHPLGLQMNDVFADMAEELQQGILDVLRKRTIADLANEAIIKSN is encoded by the coding sequence TTGAAAAAGTCCAAGCAAAGTCCCCCTTCAAATAACAAAGCTTTTGGATTAGCCTTGCAGGCTCTGGCTGTCATGTCCATGAATCCGAATCGTTTCGCAAGCAGTAATATTGCTAATCACTTATGTTCTGAAGCATCGCTTATGCGCCGTATTATGGCTAAGCTTGCTCATGAACAAATATTGGAAGTAAGAGAGGGACGTGACGGAGGCTATTGGATTAAAAAGCCGCCCGAGTCCATAACATTTGCAGATGTGTATACGGCGCTTCAGGTAGGGGAGTCACTGTGCTCTGGGTTGTTAGATTCTACAGGAGACCACCCATTAGGGCTTCAAATGAATGATGTTTTTGCCGATATGGCAGAAGAATTGCAACAAGGCATTTTGGATGTGCTCAGGAAGCGTACGATTGCAGATTTGGCGAACGAAGCCATCATTAAAAGTAATTGA
- a CDS encoding dihydroorotase: MKVDLAIRGNIVLPDCVLNNSIIGIENGVVVYIGDHNDILEAGEYLDASGKLVLPGAIDAHVHCYSSMEEGVGNLTRAAAAGGVTTIIEMPYNASGIICTAQLLSEKKEWMEQESVVDFALLATIQKEGSLDEIYAMAEAGACGFYVSMFNNDSTSIPRIDDGRLLDAFSIIAETELPVGVHCEVDEIIRAATVSMAPLGGDPRAHCWSRPKIAESIAANTVMELALLTGVKLHLFQCTFPEIFDSVQYYAKLGADVTAETCTHYLIFHEDDMLRLGAKGKINPPLRQAIDAEGLWTYLASGRISMVTSDHASWKLDRKSSRDIFQNASGVPGIESLLPILYSSGVATGVINLHDFVRVISQSPADRFGLGKSKGRLTVGYDADIVIFDPEAQWRIDESEEYSSAGWSLYHDMIVKGRIERTYVRGQLVYDGKEVLASAYGRFVKGSYQAKEWNML; encoded by the coding sequence ATGAAAGTCGATCTTGCAATTAGAGGGAATATTGTGCTTCCAGACTGTGTATTGAACAATAGCATTATTGGAATCGAGAATGGTGTTGTCGTATACATTGGGGATCACAATGACATCTTAGAAGCTGGAGAATATCTTGACGCGTCTGGGAAGTTAGTCTTACCTGGGGCTATTGATGCACATGTTCATTGTTACTCATCGATGGAAGAGGGGGTAGGCAACCTCACACGCGCTGCAGCTGCAGGAGGTGTAACTACCATCATTGAAATGCCCTACAATGCAAGTGGGATAATATGTACAGCACAGTTGCTTTCAGAGAAGAAAGAATGGATGGAACAAGAATCAGTTGTAGATTTTGCTTTATTGGCTACGATACAGAAGGAAGGATCACTGGACGAAATCTATGCAATGGCAGAGGCTGGTGCCTGCGGCTTTTATGTTTCCATGTTTAATAATGACTCCACTAGCATTCCTCGTATAGATGATGGCAGATTGTTGGACGCATTTAGCATAATTGCTGAAACCGAATTGCCTGTTGGTGTCCACTGCGAAGTTGATGAAATTATTAGAGCTGCAACTGTTAGTATGGCGCCGCTGGGGGGAGATCCTCGAGCTCACTGTTGGAGCAGGCCTAAGATTGCAGAATCCATTGCTGCGAATACGGTGATGGAACTAGCACTGCTGACAGGCGTCAAATTGCATTTGTTTCAATGCACCTTCCCCGAAATCTTCGATTCTGTTCAATATTATGCGAAGTTGGGAGCAGACGTAACAGCAGAAACGTGTACGCATTATCTGATTTTTCATGAAGACGACATGCTTCGATTAGGGGCTAAAGGGAAAATAAATCCTCCACTCCGGCAGGCAATAGACGCCGAGGGATTGTGGACGTACCTGGCTTCAGGGCGTATTTCAATGGTCACTTCGGATCACGCGTCATGGAAACTGGATCGCAAGAGCTCGCGAGATATTTTTCAGAATGCCTCGGGCGTACCTGGTATTGAGTCATTATTGCCTATCCTTTATAGCAGTGGTGTAGCTACGGGCGTTATAAATTTGCATGACTTTGTTCGAGTAATTAGTCAGAGTCCAGCTGATAGATTTGGCTTGGGGAAATCAAAAGGGAGACTGACTGTGGGATATGATGCGGATATCGTCATCTTTGATCCGGAAGCGCAGTGGAGGATAGATGAGTCCGAAGAGTATTCATCCGCGGGATGGAGCTTATATCACGATATGATTGTCAAAGGAAGAATTGAAAGAACTTATGTAAGAGGACAACTCGTTTATGATGGCAAGGAAGTGTTAGCAAGCGCTTACGGACGATTTGTTAAGGGATCTTATCAGGCAAAGGAATGGAATATGTTGTGA
- a CDS encoding GNAT family N-acetyltransferase gives MHIRILHERDAQLYQELRLSSLKVSPDAFGSTYEREVEFSLETVAERLKPTSGKFVLGAFDGSDSLVGIVTFVRENSLKTAHKGNVYGMYVAPLARGTGLGKLLMLELIKQARDLDGLEQINLMVVSNNDSAKQLYLSLGFVVYGVEPNALKFNGQYADEDLMVLKL, from the coding sequence ATGCATATACGTATCTTGCACGAACGAGATGCCCAATTGTATCAAGAGCTGCGGTTGAGTTCGTTAAAAGTCAGCCCTGATGCATTCGGGTCAACGTATGAGAGAGAAGTGGAATTTTCACTAGAGACGGTAGCGGAACGTTTAAAGCCGACCTCTGGCAAATTTGTTTTAGGGGCTTTTGATGGCAGTGATTCGCTAGTTGGCATTGTGACTTTTGTGCGTGAAAATAGTCTTAAAACGGCCCATAAGGGCAATGTTTACGGCATGTATGTAGCACCGCTGGCACGAGGGACGGGTTTAGGCAAGCTGCTCATGCTGGAATTGATAAAACAGGCACGAGATCTCGATGGTTTAGAGCAAATAAACTTAATGGTTGTATCAAATAATGACTCAGCAAAGCAGTTGTATTTGTCCTTGGGATTTGTAGTTTACGGCGTGGAACCAAACGCGCTGAAGTTCAACGGGCAATATGCAGATGAAGATTTAATGGTTTTAAAACTGTAA
- a CDS encoding DedA family protein, whose translation MAFLQDIIIQYGYIAIFFCLALGIIGLPVPDEILMTIVGYLSSMGLLLLPLSLAVSFFGAMTGMLCSYTLGRKFGKPLLWKYGKWIKLTSKRLEKTETWFERYGPWAICIGYYIPGLRHLTCYLAGVSAMSPRKYILYSGMGAMVWCAIFISIGYFLGASVDFSNYHASLLRLFF comes from the coding sequence ATAGCTTTCCTACAAGACATCATTATACAATACGGATACATCGCCATTTTCTTCTGTTTGGCTCTTGGTATTATCGGCTTGCCCGTCCCTGATGAAATCCTAATGACGATTGTCGGCTACCTCTCCTCGATGGGGCTGCTCCTTCTCCCGCTATCCCTTGCGGTCAGCTTCTTCGGGGCTATGACCGGCATGCTGTGCAGCTACACTCTCGGGCGCAAATTCGGCAAGCCGCTGCTCTGGAAATACGGCAAATGGATCAAGCTTACGTCAAAAAGGCTGGAAAAAACAGAGACTTGGTTCGAGCGCTATGGCCCCTGGGCCATATGCATCGGCTACTACATTCCAGGTCTCCGCCATCTTACCTGTTACTTGGCAGGAGTGAGCGCTATGAGCCCCCGGAAATATATACTCTATTCGGGCATGGGGGCTATGGTCTGGTGTGCTATTTTTATCTCAATCGGTTACTTCCTGGGAGCATCCGTCGATTTTTCCAATTATCATGCTTCATTGCTGCGTTTGTTCTTCTAG
- a CDS encoding stalk domain-containing protein gives MKKTIVSIVGLSLLLGAAGGVYAGANLQEIKAYLNNDIKVKVNGATVQLLDAQGNVVTPITYDGSTYLPARAIANSLNVAVDYDAASNSVLFGEKVDGTPVNAGQTFYQAIKDPNLTKYKSKDYTEVIKDTKSSGSNFTLEPKGKYQKLYLQVAAIGSDVQLKIQDKNSVLLKQDTVSIADGLKTIEVNIAGLSDVTVFYSYENDDKSGIFVPLTTSYYK, from the coding sequence ATGAAAAAAACGATAGTTTCTATCGTCGGGTTGTCATTGCTTTTGGGCGCAGCAGGCGGCGTTTATGCAGGAGCTAATTTACAAGAAATTAAGGCTTATCTGAACAACGATATAAAGGTAAAAGTAAACGGGGCGACAGTTCAGCTATTGGATGCACAAGGGAATGTAGTAACTCCGATTACATATGATGGAAGCACTTACTTACCAGCACGTGCTATAGCGAATTCTTTAAACGTAGCCGTAGACTATGATGCCGCTTCAAACAGCGTATTATTTGGTGAAAAGGTTGATGGCACTCCCGTTAATGCTGGACAAACTTTCTATCAAGCTATTAAAGATCCTAATTTGACGAAATATAAAAGCAAAGATTATACGGAAGTCATTAAAGATACTAAAAGCTCAGGATCCAACTTCACCTTAGAGCCAAAAGGCAAGTACCAAAAACTTTATTTGCAAGTTGCTGCTATCGGTTCTGATGTTCAACTGAAAATTCAAGACAAGAACAGCGTTTTGCTTAAACAAGATACCGTGAGTATCGCTGACGGATTAAAAACAATTGAAGTCAATATAGCGGGATTAAGTGATGTCACCGTTTTCTATTCTTATGAAAATGACGATAAATCAGGCATTTTCGTACCTTTAACAACTTCTTACTATAAATAA
- a CDS encoding DUF3891 family protein, protein MIVYEHKGTLRFYEQHQHAQLAGKIAAAWKKDYFIGAEYWDDVMYAVKEHDRGWIDLDDSPMWEVGQRLPYGFWNYPLAIKKHFYHLGVNEVEDVNLYAALLCSLQFCKLLQMIPEDPHAIDFLKLEKKRQERLEERLHLQSQDAKERLAFHLALLRFCDDLSIYMCIHPPGTVKSKETWFRDGLTETFDFLGGNPVIPSWDGEAIVRLTAFPFQTDLQLEVPYREVETAEVSLLGLTGAYKQAKLSKLCLTLTKA, encoded by the coding sequence ATGATCGTTTATGAGCATAAGGGCACTTTGCGATTCTATGAGCAACATCAGCATGCTCAATTGGCGGGGAAGATAGCGGCTGCCTGGAAAAAGGATTATTTTATTGGAGCGGAGTACTGGGATGATGTGATGTATGCAGTGAAAGAGCATGATCGAGGTTGGATTGATCTGGATGACAGCCCGATGTGGGAAGTTGGTCAACGGTTGCCCTATGGCTTCTGGAACTATCCGCTTGCTATCAAAAAGCATTTTTACCACTTGGGCGTAAATGAAGTAGAGGACGTAAATCTTTATGCTGCTCTTCTTTGCAGCCTTCAATTCTGCAAGCTCTTGCAAATGATACCTGAAGACCCTCACGCTATTGATTTTCTTAAATTGGAAAAGAAACGTCAGGAAAGGCTCGAGGAACGACTTCATCTCCAGAGCCAAGATGCCAAGGAAAGACTTGCGTTTCACCTAGCCTTGCTCCGTTTCTGCGATGATTTGAGTATATATATGTGTATCCATCCTCCGGGCACTGTGAAGTCGAAGGAGACTTGGTTTCGTGATGGATTGACGGAAACCTTTGATTTTCTCGGGGGGAATCCGGTGATCCCTAGTTGGGACGGAGAAGCGATTGTCCGGCTTACCGCGTTCCCTTTTCAAACAGATTTGCAGCTGGAAGTTCCATATCGTGAAGTTGAGACAGCCGAAGTTTCACTGCTTGGATTAACTGGCGCCTATAAGCAAGCCAAGCTTTCCAAGCTATGCCTTACGTTGACAAAAGCTTAA